The Solibacillus daqui genome has a segment encoding these proteins:
- a CDS encoding S-layer homology domain-containing protein codes for MNKQFKFIFSAAFSCLLMLVLMVPQKSSAQSLDFTGGIKNEYDYEEYIFLTGKPIKFTGTNKDVSVTIKENKGKLTETYKLTLTGPNGEKLTRNYAYTYDVTNYDQIGQSTATGSVTKFTEKIVANNRTYTLADYQLSDSAVTDKRPASDYYAGNAIARKTYTSVGSGKKAQPEEITIHINSRDEGYENFWGSAETQITDYEIYFADGKIGTVKNKISTAKSRVLEYNESDASLSSFKGNYKTISSADTLSEYEYDLPDASGKVALEIEYMPKIEMLKIPKFRDLSSSWARESIEKLYSLGILDDQSNFYSPNTPEERYNFAIAIGKAIDIRVLEEKKTKTKTATTIFKDVKRSMKDYNYLEAAVKKGVIFGITPQTFEPDGYLTREQAATILVRALGLEGKAPDPNYATEYKDDYKISDYARDSIYVATEIGLLQGDDGYFYPKSTLTRAESAAIIERFLRYLETDLKENYRDNILFYN; via the coding sequence GTGAACAAGCAATTTAAATTTATTTTTTCAGCAGCCTTCTCATGCTTGCTGATGTTAGTGCTGATGGTGCCGCAAAAGAGTTCAGCACAGTCATTGGATTTTACTGGTGGCATTAAAAATGAATACGATTACGAAGAATATATTTTTTTAACGGGTAAACCAATTAAATTTACAGGCACTAATAAAGATGTATCGGTCACAATAAAAGAAAATAAAGGGAAGTTAACTGAAACTTATAAATTAACGTTAACTGGACCAAATGGCGAAAAGCTTACGCGTAACTATGCTTATACATATGATGTAACAAACTACGATCAAATTGGTCAAAGTACTGCAACAGGTAGCGTTACGAAATTTACTGAGAAAATTGTAGCTAATAACCGCACGTATACATTAGCGGACTACCAGCTTTCAGACAGTGCAGTAACAGATAAGCGCCCTGCTTCAGATTATTATGCAGGCAATGCGATTGCACGCAAAACGTATACATCGGTTGGTAGTGGGAAAAAGGCACAACCAGAAGAAATTACGATTCATATTAATAGCCGAGATGAAGGCTATGAAAACTTCTGGGGTTCAGCTGAGACACAAATAACAGATTATGAAATCTATTTCGCAGATGGAAAAATCGGAACTGTAAAAAATAAAATTTCAACTGCGAAATCTCGCGTATTAGAGTACAACGAAAGTGATGCAAGCTTATCGAGCTTTAAAGGCAATTACAAAACGATTAGCTCGGCGGATACATTATCAGAATATGAATATGATTTACCTGATGCTAGTGGAAAGGTAGCACTTGAAATCGAGTATATGCCAAAAATTGAGATGCTAAAGATACCTAAGTTCCGTGACCTTTCATCAAGCTGGGCACGTGAATCAATTGAAAAGCTTTATTCGTTAGGAATTTTAGATGATCAATCGAATTTCTATTCTCCAAATACACCAGAGGAACGCTATAATTTTGCGATTGCCATTGGTAAAGCGATTGATATTCGTGTATTAGAAGAAAAGAAAACTAAGACTAAGACGGCAACTACGATTTTTAAAGATGTCAAGCGCTCAATGAAAGATTATAACTACTTAGAGGCGGCAGTTAAAAAAGGTGTCATTTTCGGGATTACTCCGCAAACATTTGAACCAGATGGCTATTTAACACGTGAACAAGCAGCGACGATTTTAGTGCGTGCATTAGGACTTGAAGGGAAAGCTCCAGATCCAAATTATGCAACTGAGTACAAGGATGATTACAAAATCTCAGACTATGCTCGTGATTCGATTTATGTAGCGACAGAAATAGGGCTACTGCAGGGGGATGATGGTTACTTCTATCCGAAAAGTACGTTAACGCGTGCCGAGTCAGCAGCTATTATTGAGCGCTTCTTACGTTATTTAGAAACAGATTTAAAAGAAAACTATCGCGACAACATTTTGTTCTACAATTAG
- a CDS encoding phosphate ABC transporter ATPase — MLKKWATVLLAIIIALAMFPTGQQAEAATTYTFVKAQYSETENKDGSVTRTLKSISLQKSNGTTGVFQVAANSIYYINNTLTTIAGFKNGMPVTIKLSNGKIKEMRGTTNIEDGSIVSNSKQLSGSVTSVDPNGLQIRVKVDGSSTKTFVVTNNTEVFKDNSSVDISTIYVGDRVRLKFETATTSRVSEIHIISTAVMVEDLYKANLNTVNTTKNTMVVKNAHPLLNWRFGTEDTIAQQTFTLTNNTSIYVGNKKISKSKLINYKNSDLYFVTKKQFSKEVVDKIIVLAKNERTYYQPIEYVSLDVNTISLKNVSKVQYHDGSILIRNGRLVEPEGLIALNTEQTPISTTAFVLTDGATKNDYAHIVNITNDGFLAPNLSKYGLYFARIDVADMGAYQLELTDIERFNNHFWKTDKSNAQFAFSNSTVASELDGSSNFKVIPELDLDLYDNYTNSPNPYYGYFYEKDGHIQGIHFVPGEKLATLTLTGRVDDINYNTKKMSVKNSSQWNKDGSWSFRYGALTLDLSKTMIVKNGKVITINDIKKSDHITAIARSTSDVYVLMVSE, encoded by the coding sequence TTGCTAAAAAAATGGGCAACAGTATTACTAGCAATTATTATTGCTTTAGCAATGTTTCCAACAGGACAGCAAGCTGAGGCAGCAACTACATATACATTTGTAAAGGCGCAATATAGTGAAACGGAAAATAAAGATGGTAGTGTAACACGTACACTAAAGAGTATTTCATTACAAAAGAGCAATGGTACTACAGGGGTTTTCCAAGTAGCTGCAAATAGCATTTACTACATAAATAATACGCTAACAACGATTGCTGGCTTCAAAAATGGCATGCCAGTAACGATTAAATTATCGAATGGTAAAATTAAAGAAATGCGTGGCACAACGAATATTGAAGATGGTTCGATTGTATCGAATAGTAAGCAGCTTTCAGGTAGCGTGACATCGGTTGACCCAAATGGCTTACAAATTCGTGTAAAGGTTGATGGTTCTTCAACAAAAACCTTTGTTGTAACGAACAATACGGAAGTGTTTAAAGATAATTCTTCAGTTGATATAAGTACCATTTATGTTGGGGATCGTGTTCGTCTCAAGTTTGAAACGGCAACTACATCTCGCGTGTCGGAAATTCATATTATTTCAACTGCGGTAATGGTAGAAGATTTGTATAAGGCAAATTTAAACACAGTCAATACTACGAAAAATACAATGGTCGTTAAAAATGCGCATCCACTGTTGAATTGGCGTTTCGGCACAGAAGATACGATAGCGCAGCAAACATTCACATTGACGAATAATACATCGATTTATGTAGGCAACAAAAAGATTTCAAAATCAAAATTAATAAACTATAAAAATAGTGATTTATATTTTGTAACGAAAAAGCAATTTAGTAAAGAAGTAGTCGACAAAATTATTGTGTTAGCTAAAAATGAGCGTACCTATTATCAGCCGATTGAATATGTATCATTGGATGTTAATACCATTTCATTAAAAAACGTATCAAAGGTTCAATATCATGACGGTTCGATTTTAATTCGAAATGGCCGTTTAGTAGAACCAGAGGGATTAATTGCGTTAAATACAGAGCAAACACCTATCTCTACAACTGCCTTTGTACTGACAGATGGTGCAACGAAGAACGATTATGCACATATCGTCAATATTACAAATGATGGCTTCTTAGCGCCAAATTTATCGAAATACGGTCTATACTTTGCACGTATTGATGTAGCAGATATGGGCGCATATCAATTAGAATTAACAGATATTGAGCGCTTTAATAATCATTTCTGGAAAACAGATAAGTCAAATGCGCAGTTTGCATTTAGTAATTCAACAGTTGCGTCTGAATTAGATGGTTCTTCAAATTTCAAAGTCATTCCTGAATTAGATTTAGATTTGTATGATAACTATACAAACTCGCCAAACCCATACTACGGTTATTTCTATGAGAAGGACGGTCATATACAAGGTATTCACTTTGTTCCTGGTGAGAAGTTAGCGACATTAACCTTAACTGGTCGTGTCGATGACATTAACTATAATACGAAAAAAATGTCAGTGAAAAATAGTAGTCAGTGGAATAAGGATGGGTCATGGAGCTTCCGATATGGGGCATTAACATTGGATTTATCGAAAACGATGATTGTCAAAAATGGTAAAGTCATTACAATCAATGATATTAAAAAATCAGATCATATTACGGCAATTGCTCGTTCAACATCTGATGTTTATGTCTTAATGGTAAGCGAATAA
- a CDS encoding YjfB family protein, whose translation MDIAALAMSMKQAQLMQNVSLAVTKKAMEFQEQSTEQVLEILDAPHPTSGHAIDVSV comes from the coding sequence ATGGATATTGCAGCATTAGCGATGTCGATGAAACAAGCACAATTAATGCAAAATGTTTCATTGGCTGTAACAAAAAAAGCGATGGAATTTCAAGAACAATCTACCGAGCAAGTACTTGAAATTTTAGATGCTCCACACCCAACTTCTGGTCATGCAATTGACGTATCGGTTTAA
- the yihA gene encoding ribosome biogenesis GTP-binding protein YihA/YsxC → MKVHNVEMIGSFVREEQFPEDGLPEFALAGRSNVGKSSFINRMIGRKAMARISSKPGKTQQLNFYRIEEQLYFVDVPGYGYAKVSKTERAAWGKMIEKYFMGREQLRAVVLIVDIRHNPTNDDQMMYDFLKHYNIPVIVVATKADKIPKGKWDKHKKNVREVLQMEKEDPLFVFSSEKGLGFEQAWAEIEGRM, encoded by the coding sequence ATGAAAGTCCACAACGTTGAAATGATCGGAAGTTTTGTCCGAGAAGAACAGTTCCCAGAAGATGGGTTACCTGAGTTTGCGTTAGCGGGTCGTTCGAATGTCGGCAAATCTTCGTTCATTAATCGTATGATTGGCCGTAAAGCGATGGCACGTATTTCGTCAAAGCCGGGTAAAACGCAACAGTTAAACTTCTATCGAATTGAAGAACAATTGTATTTCGTTGATGTACCAGGCTATGGTTATGCGAAAGTGTCAAAAACTGAACGTGCTGCATGGGGGAAAATGATTGAAAAGTACTTCATGGGTCGCGAACAGCTAAGAGCGGTTGTGCTAATCGTCGATATCCGCCACAATCCAACAAACGATGACCAAATGATGTATGATTTTTTAAAGCATTATAACATTCCGGTAATTGTTGTTGCGACGAAGGCAGATAAAATCCCTAAAGGTAAATGGGATAAACACAAAAAGAATGTCCGTGAAGTATTACAAATGGAAAAGGAAGATCCATTATTCGTTTTCTCTTCAGAAAAAGGTCTTGGTTTCGAGCAAGCTTGGGCTGAAATCGAAGGACGTATGTAA